From the genome of Xylocopilactobacillus apis:
TTACCAGTTACTTTCCACTTAGTGCCGCTCATTAGTTTACGACCTGCATAATATCCACCTGTCGTACTAGGAGTTTTCCATAAGTTAATTCCATAACCTTTACGGAAGTTAATCGTTACTGTACCTTTAACTGGAACGACAGTAATTATTGGTGAAAATGAGACATAGTTACCGTTAATCCACTGATTTTTTCCTACACGATAGTATGTTTGTCCATTTGAATTAACCGCTTTTTCACTAACCTTCCAAGCAGTTCCGTGACCTAAATACATCCCTGTTGCATAACCAGCAGGTTCATTAAATACAGCTATTCCATAACCCGGAACATAATTGATATAAGCTGTTGCTTTTAATGGAGTTTTCGTCCAAGAAGTTGTTGGAGTACTTGGAATAGGATTTGGAGTTGGCTGAACCGGAATTGTCGGTTGAGTTGGATTGCTAGGAGTTGTAGCAACAACCAATTTAGCTACAGCATCTTGTATCGACTTAACTGCACTGTCAACTTGTGCTTGAGTTGCTGTGCTATTGTTAACTACCACCTGAGCTGCAGTAATTGCCGAATTAACTGCTGCAACTGAATCACTAGTATATTGTGACGGATTAGCAATTGTTGCTTGAGCACTCGTAATAGCTGAAGTTAAACTTGTTTTATTTACAGTTGTAGGTGCCGAAGGAGCCTTAACTAATTTAGATACAGCATCTTGTACTGATTTCACAGCATTATCAACTTCTGCTTGAGTTGCTGTGCTATTGTTAACTACTGCTTGAGCAGTTGTGATAGCTGAATTAACCGCAGCGACCGAATCACTAGTATATTGTGACGGATCAGCAATAGTTGTTTTTGCACTCGTAATAGCTGAAGTTAAACTTGTTTTATTTACAGTCGCTGGTGTTGATGGAGTGTTAGAGTCAGATACTTTTACTAGTTGATTTATAGCATCTTGTAAGATTTTTATATAGGAATTTACATCCGATTGTAGAGCATATTTATCATCAACAAATCTTTGTGCATTTTTAATCACTCTTTTAAGAATCACAATCGACTCATTTGTATACTGCGATTCATTAGACTCAAAACTTTTTGCTTTATTAAGCATCGTTACCAAACCAGTTTTATCAATTGGTCCACTAACCTTTAATTTGCCTATCACTTCAAAATATAATTTAGCTGCTGCATCGACTTCTGCTTGACTACTTTTTTCATCAACTTTATTAGATTGAAATACTGCATTAACAGCTGCAACTGAATCGCTCGTAAAATCAGCGGTATACCACTGTTCTAATGTAGATACTGCACTTCCCCATGCCCTGACCTCAGTCATATCTGGACCCTCGTAGGGAACAAGAGGACTAGATGGATAGGTTACTAAACCTGCTACAGCATTTTTAATCTTTTGAATTGCCCCTTCAATTTGATTTTTATCTGTTGAGCCATTATTGATTAAATCTAATGCATTAAAAATCGCGTCATGGACACTATTTACTGAAGTAAATTCCATATTTCTACCATTGTAGATTGATTTCAGCGAACTATAAATTTCAGAATATAAGGCTGAATAAATATTATTCGAATTGCTATTACCAGTAGTCTTTTTAACTAATTTATTTGCATATTCAGAAATTATGGCAGTTGATTTATTACAATTGTCATCTGACACAACATGACTTGCTATCATAACTTTCCCTAATGCCATAGCAGCTTTGAGTAAATTCACTGAATCATCAGTGTATTCAGATGAATTAGAGAGTGCTCTTGCTCCCTCTATTAAGCTAATCCCGAGATTTCCATCATATAACATCTCGTTTACACCAGCATATACTTCTTGCGATGTTAATGAATTAGAGAACAATGGTAATGTTCCTGTTGTTAATGGTGTTGCTAAGGTTAATGCTACGGCTACTAAGCCTGTTCTTTTAATATATTTGTTATTCATGATTCTTTCCTTTTCTATTTGTTATTTTAATTTGATGCCTTTTGCCATTAAATCGTGTTGTTCAATACTTAATGTATTACTTGCATTAACAACTGATGTATCATCATCTGCACTAATTGAAGAAATATTTGCTACGTTGTCTTCATCTTTCAAGTTGTTAATGGTAACTTTTCTCAAGAATGGATCACTATTATCTAGATCTTTATCAACAATTTGGTATAAACCTATGACACTCATTCTTTTACCAGAAACTTTACTTGCTGAATCATCATTAATTGTTACATCCGATTTAACTGCGGAATCAGATGAACTAGATGAATCAGAATCATTTGAATCACCTGCAAAAGCATAAAGATTAATAAAAGTAATTTCATATCCGTCAGATTTATACGAATTTTTGATTACGTCATCAGAAAATTTCTTGATTGCATCAATGTTTTTAATTTTTGATAAATCCTGTAATCCATCAACAGTAGCCTTAACATATTTATCACCTGTGTAATGAACACCTTGTTTATTAAACAATTCATCAGGAGCTTTAATCTTAACGGTATCCCCATTAGAGAGTTTTCCGTTATTTTTAACTTTAAAAGTTCCGTCTTTGATCTTATCGCTTTTTATTATCACTCGACCAATTCCGTTGAAGCCCGCAAAACTAACTTTTACGCTCGATAAAACACTGCTAGTGGATTCTTGTTTAATATTTTCGAGTCCTTTAACCGTATATGTTTTAGATTCTGGTTTAATCGGATTATCTTTACCATTATTAACTGTAATTTTAAGATGAATCTTTTCACCATTTTTTAAATTAATTCTTTTATCAAAATCAATATGAACATCGTCAATCAAATCTTCTATCTTTTTTAATTTTTCAATTTTACTAGAATCTAATGATATCCTGTTAAAATCCAAACCATGATTATCAAATGATTTCAACATAAGATCTTCTGTATCTTTATCTAACCCAACTTTCTGAGCTAAAATTTTTAATATTTTTAATTGAATTACTTCTTCATTACATGTAGCTCTTCCTTCGCCATTATATCCGTCAAACTTAACTTTAACGTCTTTATCTGTTAAAACTTCGCTCTTACGATTACCTGAATAAACGAAAAATCCAATAATTACAACTACGACTACCGCAATAATTGCCCATGTTGCTTTAGAAAGTTTCCCCAACTTTCCAAAAAAATTTTGAATTTTTTCGTTTGTATTTGATTCTTTCATTTTTTTACTTTTCTCTCCTTTATTTTTTAATGCTCTGGAATTTCATCCCCAAATTTATAACGCTTTAAAGTGTCTGCCTGATCTCGGTTCATATATCCGTTCCCAGTAAACACAGGAAACCCTCCGTAGGCAAACATGGCAACTGGTATCATTTTTCCATCAAACAAATGGTATCTTAAAGTGATCCCAGAACCCGAACCATTTGACTGCCCTCTATTCCTTACGTTAATCCACTTAAAACCATGGTCATTATAAAATTGCATTATTATCTTCGAACTATCAGTTAATTCATATTGATCAATTTTATTTTCACTATTGTAGGTGTACCAAACATGTTTAAAAGCGGTTGGAATCTGTTGTTGAATCAAAGGAACTTTAATCTTTCTTTTCATATCTTTATAGAGCACATCATTAGTTGGATACTTAGGCTCTTTACCAGTTACAATTTTGGCAAATCCCGCTTGCAGATTCACATTTTGTGAATCATAAAAATACAGAGTATCTCCGTTGGTAGTTTGAGTTACAAAAACAATAGGATGATCTTTATGAATAGTGAAAAAATAAGTAATACATCTTTGCATCTGAACTTTTGCTGTCGCTACAGCAACAACCTGATACTCAGCTTTACTATTTCCATCAGGTGACCATTCAAACTCAATTGGCTTTTCTCCCCAATTAGTTTTTCCTTTTAACTGACCACTGGATAATCCTTCGGGAAAAATGAAACCATAATGATTAGGATTTTGACCATCATATGTTCCAAGATAGGATTGACCCATCTCTTTTTGCCAACTATGCATAAATTCCGATAATTCTTTGTTCTTATCTTTTGTCCAAGAAACTGAACTTGTAAATTCAGAATTTGAAGATGTTTCTTCAGATTTACTAGATTCAGAAACTTTTATTGGCTTTTTTTTAGATTTTTGAATATGACTAGAGCTAGATGATTTTACTTCTTCGCTGGATTCTGATTTATGAGAACAACCAGTGACCAACATTGTACATAGTAAAATCAAAATTGTTGTGAATGCATAACATGTCTTTTTCATAAATTCTCCCTGAATTTATAGAACGAATAATAGTTTTTAATTTTTTTTACCAAAAATATTATGTATTGTATTAATTGTATTAAGGGTAGCATTATAAGAAGCAGTGTTATTAATTTGATCAAGCATTTGCGAGTGTTCCTGTTGAAATTGCATTTGTTCATCGTGCATTATGACATTTTGACACATCGTTATTGCTTCACCTAAAGTTTTTGATTGATCAGTATCAATACAATTAATTATGAACGCAATAGCTTCTCCATTTCTCATGTTTGCCCATAACTTGTTAAATAGTGGATGTGAAGCAAAATCATTTTCAACTACTTTAAGCAATGGTGACAGAGTCGAAGCTATGTATTGATTTGAACTTATGGCTGCTTTCTTAGCATTATTATGTTTTTTCCAACCATTGACAAATGATAAAATTGCTAAAGCAAAACAAATAAGCATAGCAACTGTAAATAGCATGTGATAATTAGAGTCAGATTCAAACATTTTTACAAAAAGAAACAGAATACCAGTCCATATTAACAATTTAAATCCTAGTTTATAATGGTTCTCATCTACTAAAGTAGCTGATTGATTTTGTCTGGTCGCAATGGTACCGTTTAGCATATTAAATCGTTGCTGCAATCTTAAAAGATCAGTTAACTCATAAATAAGTGCATCTTTTTCTGAATTTTCCTCTGAAACTACCTTATAAAGTGCAGATGGACCATATTCATCATACTCAGAATATTTCCACCAAGATAATTTATTAGCGTCATAATATACTGATGAAGCGTTTGCTCCAATTTCACATTGTTCTCTTGTTAACAAAATGTTAACCTCCATTTTTTATGTTTTCTTTTTTATTTCTTATAAGTCGCATAATCGCCTTGCACCCATTGGTTACCTCCAATGCGGTAAAAGCCGTTTTGCTTGCCGAATACTTTCCAACTCGTACCATGCATTAGTTTTCGACCTGCATAATATCCACCATTTACACTTGCTGACTTCCACAGATTTACGCCATAACCTTTCTTGTACTTAATGGTTACAACTCCTGAAAGTTCAACATAATTTACTGGCGTAAATGAAACGTTAGCTGCTCTAATCCACTGGTCTTTCCCTACTTTATAAAAAGTAGAACCATCCTTGCTGGTTGCTTTTTCAATAATCTTCCAAGCAGTACCGTGCATCAATCGTTTGCCTGTAAATGCACCATTTGGCGCTGTGTACATCGCAATTCCATACCCCGGAACATAGTTAATATACCCAACTGCTTTAAATGGAGTGTATGTCCAGTTACCGGTTGGTGCAATCGGGGCACCCGGTTTTTTGACTAAGTTATTTAATGCTGTTTGAATTTGATTAGTTGCTTCATCTGCATTTTTCTGGTTGGCTTCAATATAATCAGCTACAGCTTGTCCACGAGTTACTGCATTCTTCAATGCATCAACAGAATCATCTGTATAAATGGATGAATTCTGCAAAACAGCATTTGCTTTTTTGATAATTGCTCTTAAAGCATCCATATTAACAGGAACATTAGGATTGGTTGGTTGACCAGAAGTTTTCACCAGATTCTTAACTGCATTTTGTAAAGCTGTAATTGCTGCATCAACTTGTGCCTGAGTAGCATTTGTATTATCTAAAACAGCTTGTCCACTTGTAATTGCTGAATTTACAGCAGCTACTGAAGCAGATGTGTAGTCTGCTGGAGTTGCGATAGCAGATTTGGCAGAAGTAATTGCAGTTGTTAAAGACGTTTTGTTTACTGTAGGAGTTGTGGGTTGGGATGGTGTTGTGATTGAAATTGGAGTTACAGGTTTACCATCTTTACGAACAAGATTTTTTGTAGTCGTATACAAGTCATTAATTATCGTTTGAACACTTTTAATTCTAGTTTTATCCAACTTAGGTAACATATTTTTAGCAACTGTTAAGGTTGATTGAACCCCGCCAATAGACTGTTCAGTATATACAGATGTATCCTTCATTAAGGTTGATGTTTGATCAACCAAGGTTTGTAAATCATTTTTTAAGGACAATCCATTTTGTTCTGCTTTATCAATTTTGGCAGTTAAATTCACTACACAATTATCTATTTCTGGTTGTTGAGCAATTGGATTGTCATTCATTTGTTGAGCTTTAACTAAAGCATCTTTCACATCTTGAATAGATTGTTCTAGATATATAGTTAAATCACCGTTCAACCATTGATTGGCATTATTAATGGCTTGAACTAACTTTGTTTTATCAGTGGTGAAATTTGCTGTCGGAATTAAATATTGATTTCCTTTAATTTGATCTGCATATTCATTTACCAAAATTGAAGTTAAACTAGGTCCTAAATTAGTTCTTGTTTCAACAGTTGTTGGTGTTACAAATGATGGATCAACAACTCCCCTCGCAAATCTAAATAACGAATCAGTATCATAACTAGCACAAAAAGTACCTTGGAAGGGTTGATTAACTAATATATTCCCTCTAACAACTTTTGTTCCCACTGGATAGATATGACCATTACTATCCTTTAGTTCAATATTTGTAACACCGTATTGTAGCTTTTCTACCCCTGCAGGTAATTGAGTCATATCATCAGATGCCATTACAATTTTAGGTTCTGATAGTGCATTAGAAAATGATGGAATTAAGCCAATTAATGGGGTTCCCACTGTCAATGCTACTGCAGCAAGCCCTACTCTCTTAATAGTTTTGTTTTTCTTCATCTCTCACTCCCATTATTTCTTATAAGTCGCATAATCGCCTTGCACCCATTGGTTACCTCCAATTCGGTAAAAGCCGTTTTGCTTGCCGAATACTTTCCAACTCGTGCCATGCATTAGTTTTCGACCTGGATAATATCCACCAGTTACACTTGCTGACTTCCACAGATTTACGCCATAACCTTTCTTGTACTTAATCGTTACAGCACCTGAAAGTTCAACATAATTTACTGGGGTAAATGAAACATTAGCCGCTCTAATCCACTGAGAATCTCCAACCTTATAAAAAGTATATCCATCTTTATTTGTAGCTTTTTCACTGATTGTACAAGTAGTTCCATGCATCAAACGAGTTCCTGTAAAAGCCCCATTTGGCGAAGCATAAACAGCAATTCCGTATCCAGCAACATAGTCAATATATCCAACTGCTGTCATTGGAGTATATGTCCAATCTCCAGTTGGAACTGATGGTTGTACTGGATTAGTTGGAATTCCTGGTTGAGAAGATCCTGGGTTTGATGGCTGCGTAGGTTGGGTAGGACTAGATACTTTAACAAGTTTAGACACAGAATCATTGATCTCTTTAACTGCAGTATCAACTTTAGATTGAATAGCAAAAATATCACCCATAACACTCTTTCCAGACTTTATCGCATTTCTCACAGCAGTAACGGAATTCACTGTAAATTGATCTGGATTGGAAATAGATTTTTTTGCATTGCTGATAGCTGTTGATAATTCTATTTTGTTTACAGGTGGCAAAGACGGATCGGAAGGTTGACTTGAAGAATCAACTCTAACTAACCTAGCCATTGAATCCCAAATATCTTCAGTTATATCATCGATTTGTTCTTGATTAACATAATTATTAACAAGTAAGCTTTCACCTTTTTCAACTGACTTTTTCACTTTATCTACTGAATCAGATGTAAACTTCGACGGATCAATTATTTTTCCTTTTGCGTTAGTTATCGCAGCAGATAATACATTTTTTTCTACTTTTGGAATATTTGTATTAATGGTAGGAACAGGAGTTCCGTCTTTACGTACTAAGTTTTTTAAATGTGTATTAATTAATTCAATGTCAGGTACAACATCTTGAGCAAAAGTGTTATTTAATTCTGAAATGTATTGATTTAGAATTTCTTGAAACTTTGTTACCGATTCTTGATTAACAAATTCGTTTGGATCTTTTATAAGTTCCTTAGCTGAATTGATAACTTCTTCAAGTGGTTTAGTATCTCCTTTTAGCTTTGCACCTGCTACTGGAGAATTAAGATTCAAAAATTCTTGATGAATTTGATAATCAGTAATTTCAGTCATTGAATTCACTTTTATAGCTTTATTAAGTGCCCTTTTTACACCTTCAACATATTGATCCATATAACTTTTAGATTTAGTATCAATCCACATTTGAACATCTTTAATTGCATTTGTTAACTCACTATGATCGACAACACGATTATCTGTATGCTGCAGAAATTCGTCTTGATTCCACTGAATGTAATCCGCATCTTTGTTATGAATAACTTCTTTTCCCTCTGGACCAACATCTCTGACTGTCTCTTCGTTAGTGATAGTCACATCTTCAGGTGATACATTACCTTTTCCAAACGATATAAGATCAACTTTTAAGGTCAAACAAAAAGATCCACTGAAGGGATTGTTATTATCTTGATAAACTGTATATCGAGCAACTTTAGTCCCTTCAGGGTAAATATGACCAGTATGATCCTTCATCGGTTCCTTAAGTACCGCGTACTGGATTCTAAAAACACCCCACGGCAATCTAACATGTTGATTACCATCTGGATCTACTTGGATCTGTCCCCGACTTCATTGGTCGCCATTACAACTTCAGGTTCTGCTAGTGCATTAGAAAATAATGGTGCCCTTCCCAAGAGTGGTGTTGCAGCCACTAAGACTGCAGCAAATAAACTTACTTCCTTAAATTTATTTTTCATAATTAATTATCAAATATTAAAAAATTTAAAAACTGATTTTCTATTAATATTAGGCAAAAAAATATGAACAATTATTCTCTTGTTCACAAACAAAATTAAAAACATTAATAGAATAAATCTATTCTAAATATTTGATCTAATCCTCCTTCTTTTGTCTAGAATTTAAAAATAACTCAATTGGAATCCCCAATGAATCAACAAGAATTGAAATTTCGTCTTGGTTAAAAAAGCTCTTACCATAAATTTTATGGTTAACTGTTACTGCACTTTTCCCTATAAGTTCAGCAATATAACGTTGTGTAATATTATGAGCTTTTAAATATCCTGCTAATTCATTAGGTTCTTTAGTAATTTTCATAATTCACCTCCCCATTAATTAAATACGGTTTATGTTGTTAAAAATAAATTTAACTACTTATAATAAGCTTATGAAGAATAAAGAAAATTTTAAAAACATAAACCAACTACTCAGGTATTCCCGAATAAAATACGGATATTCGGTTAGGCAATTAACTCAAATATTAACTGATGAGTATAATATAAAGACTGGAAAATCAACTGTTTCAAGAATTGAAATTGATGATTTTCCGATTTCTGCTTCGATGCTTTATGCCCTTGCAGATCTATATAATCTTGACCTCCCCTTTCTCCGAAAATATTTATTGAAAAAAAGAAAGTAATAAAAGCAATAATTTTGTCCCTTATAAGGGACATAAACATAAACTTTAACTTTTTATCAATATTTTAATTTAATTATATCACTATTAGTCCCTGTTGTGGGACATCGCTTATAAATTAGTTCCTCATCTAAAATTATGATTAATTTTTTTTAATCTCACAAATAATTTCAATTTATAAAAGAAAAAACACCTTTTAAATTAATGAAGGTGTTTTTAAAGTTAGCTTTATTGATAAACTATATTTTCGAATCCTTTTTTAAGTTCTGCATTCTCGTGGTTAAAAAATAAACAATATCACCATTTGTAGTTTTCGTATAATAGGCCTCAGGAGTTCCATTATGGATAGCAAACAAGTAAGTAATTCTATCCATGTTTTGAGAATCTTTAGTCGCGGCTGCAACAATTTGATATTCTGCTCCGTTATTACCATTAGTAGACCAAGTCAAATTAACTGGCCGGTCATCTATGTCTACATGACCATTTATTTGACCACTCGTGACCGTTTGAGGAAATTTATATCCATAGTGATCTGCAATTTTT
Proteins encoded in this window:
- a CDS encoding DUF4767 domain-containing protein — encoded protein: MKKTCYAFTTILILLCTMLVTGCSHKSESSEEVKSSSSSHIQKSKKKPIKVSESSKSEETSSNSEFTSSVSWTKDKNKELSEFMHSWQKEMGQSYLGTYDGQNPNHYGFIFPEGLSSGQLKGKTNWGEKPIEFEWSPDGNSKAEYQVVAVATAKVQMQRCITYFFTIHKDHPIVFVTQTTNGDTLYFYDSQNVNLQAGFAKIVTGKEPKYPTNDVLYKDMKRKIKVPLIQQQIPTAFKHVWYTYNSENKIDQYELTDSSKIIMQFYNDHGFKWINVRNRGQSNGSGSGITLRYHLFDGKMIPVAMFAYGGFPVFTGNGYMNRDQADTLKRYKFGDEIPEH
- a CDS encoding FIVAR domain-containing protein, producing the protein MKKNKTIKRVGLAAVALTVGTPLIGLIPSFSNALSEPKIVMASDDMTQLPAGVEKLQYGVTNIELKDSNGHIYPVGTKVVRGNILVNQPFQGTFCASYDTDSLFRFARGVVDPSFVTPTTVETRTNLGPSLTSILVNEYADQIKGNQYLIPTANFTTDKTKLVQAINNANQWLNGDLTIYLEQSIQDVKDALVKAQQMNDNPIAQQPEIDNCVVNLTAKIDKAEQNGLSLKNDLQTLVDQTSTLMKDTSVYTEQSIGGVQSTLTVAKNMLPKLDKTRIKSVQTIINDLYTTTKNLVRKDGKPVTPISITTPSQPTTPTVNKTSLTTAITSAKSAIATPADYTSASVAAVNSAITSGQAVLDNTNATQAQVDAAITALQNAVKNLVKTSGQPTNPNVPVNMDALRAIIKKANAVLQNSSIYTDDSVDALKNAVTRGQAVADYIEANQKNADEATNQIQTALNNLVKKPGAPIAPTGNWTYTPFKAVGYINYVPGYGIAMYTAPNGAFTGKRLMHGTAWKIIEKATSKDGSTFYKVGKDQWIRAANVSFTPVNYVELSGVVTIKYKKGYGVNLWKSASVNGGYYAGRKLMHGTSWKVFGKQNGFYRIGGNQWVQGDYATYKK
- a CDS encoding helix-turn-helix domain-containing protein, coding for MKITKEPNELAGYLKAHNITQRYIAELIGKSAVTVNHKIYGKSFFNQDEISILVDSLGIPIELFLNSRQKKED
- a CDS encoding FIVAR domain-containing protein; amino-acid sequence: MNNKYIKRTGLVAVALTLATPLTTGTLPLFSNSLTSQEVYAGVNEMLYDGNLGISLIEGARALSNSSEYTDDSVNLLKAAMALGKVMIASHVVSDDNCNKSTAIISEYANKLVKKTTGNSNSNNIYSALYSEIYSSLKSIYNGRNMEFTSVNSVHDAIFNALDLINNGSTDKNQIEGAIQKIKNAVAGLVTYPSSPLVPYEGPDMTEVRAWGSAVSTLEQWYTADFTSDSVAAVNAVFQSNKVDEKSSQAEVDAAAKLYFEVIGKLKVSGPIDKTGLVTMLNKAKSFESNESQYTNESIVILKRVIKNAQRFVDDKYALQSDVNSYIKILQDAINQLVKVSDSNTPSTPATVNKTSLTSAITSAKTTIADPSQYTSDSVAAVNSAITTAQAVVNNSTATQAEVDNAVKSVQDAVSKLVKAPSAPTTVNKTSLTSAITSAQATIANPSQYTSDSVAAVNSAITAAQVVVNNSTATQAQVDSAVKSIQDAVAKLVVATTPSNPTQPTIPVQPTPNPIPSTPTTSWTKTPLKATAYINYVPGYGIAVFNEPAGYATGMYLGHGTAWKVSEKAVNSNGQTYYRVGKNQWINGNYVSFSPIITVVPVKGTVTINFRKGYGINLWKTPSTTGGYYAGRKLMSGTKWKVTGKQNGFYRVGKNQWIQGSYCTFKAK